The proteins below come from a single Opisthocomus hoazin isolate bOpiHoa1 unplaced genomic scaffold, bOpiHoa1.hap1 HAP1_SCAFFOLD_337, whole genome shotgun sequence genomic window:
- the LOC142359858 gene encoding SRSF protein kinase 3-like, which yields MAFELATGDYLFEPHSGEDYSRDEDHIAHVMELLGEIPRHVALGGRYSREFFNRRGELRHIRHLRPWGLRAVLQEKYEWPRGAAAAFARFLRPMLAFEPARRATAAQCLRHPWLRP from the exons ATG GCCTTCGAGCTGGCCACGGGGGACTACCTCTTCGAGCCCCACTCCGGGGAGGACTACAGCCGGGATGAGG ACCACATCGCCCACGTGATGGAGCTGCTGGGGGAGATCCCGCGGCACGTGGCGCTGGGCGGGCGCTACTCCCGGGAGTTCTTCAACCGCCGcg ggGAGCTGCGCCACATCCGCCACCTGCGGCCCTGGGGGCTGCGGGCCGTGCTGCAGGAGAAGTACGAGTGGCcccggggggcggccgccgccttCGCCCGCTTCCTGCGGCCCATGCTGGCCTTcgagcccgcccgccgcgccacGGCCGCCCAGTGCCTGCGCCACCCCTGGCTCCGCCCCTAG
- the LOC142359856 gene encoding isocitrate dehydrogenase [NAD] subunit gamma, mitochondrial-like isoform X1 gives MAAALAAARRLWVPAVLGPRPAWISHDSERCHLPPPPPAKYGGRHTVTLIPGDGIGPELMLHVKEVFRHACVPVDFEEVRVSSEAPEDDVHNAIMAIRRNGVALKGNIETNHNLPPSHKSRNNLIRTSLDLYANVIHCQSLPGVETRHRDIDILIVRENTEGEYSSLEHESVAGVVESLKIITAGRSRRIAHYAFRLARAAARRSVTAVHKANIMKLGDGLFLQCCQEVAAEYPEISFRSMIVDNTTMQLVSRPQQFDVMVMPNLYGNIVNNVCAGLVGGPGLVPGANYGHDYAVFETATRNTGKSIANRNIANPTAALLAACMMLDHLRLHGHASTIRQAVLASLDDPRTHTPDIGGQGTTSGAVQSIISHLSRA, from the exons atggcggcggcgctggcggcggcgcggcggctctGGGTACCGGCCGTGCTGGGGCCGCGCCCG gCCTGGATTTCCCATGATTCCGAGCGTTGCCACCTCCCGCCC CCTCCGCCTGCCAAGTACGGGGGCCGCCACACCGTGACACTGATCCCCGGCGACGGCATCGGCCCCGAACTGATGCTCCACGTCAAGGAGGTCTTCAG GCACGCCTGCGTCCCCGTGGACTTTGAGGAGGTGCGGGTCAGCTCCGAGGCGCCCGAGGACGACGTGCACAACGCCATCATGGCCATCCGCCGCAATGGCGTCGCCCTCAAGG ggaaCATTGAGACCAACCACAACCTCCCGCCCAGCCACAAGTCCCGCAACAACCTCATCCG gaccagcctggacCTGTACGCCAACGTGATCCACTGCCAGAGCCTGCCCGGGGTGGAGACGCGGCACCGCGACATCGACATCCTCATCGTGCGGGAGAACACCGAGGGCGAGTACAGCAGCCTGGAGCATGAG AGCGTGGCAGGGGTGGTGGAGAGCCTGAAGATCATCACGGCCGGGCGCTCGCGCCGCATCGCCCACTACGCCTTCCGCCTGGCCCGCGCCGCCGCGCGCCGCTCCGTCACCGCCGTCCACAAGGCCAACATCAT gAAGCTGGGGGACGGCCTCTTCCTGCAGTGCTGCCAGGAGGTGGCAGCTGAGTACCCCGAGATCAGCTTCCGCAGCATGATCGTGGACAACACCACCATGCAG CTGGTGTCGCGCCCGCAGCAGTTCGACGTGATGGTGATGCCCAACCTCTACGGCAACATCGTCAACAACGTCTGCGCGGGGCTGGTGGGGGGCCCCGGCCTCGTCCCCGGCGCCAACTACGGCCACGACTACGCCGTCTTCGAGACC gcGACGCGTAACACGGGGAAGAGCATCGCCAACCGCAACATCGCCAACCCCACGGCCGCCCTGCTCGCCGCCTGCATGATGCTGGACCACCTCCG GCTGCACGGCCACGCCTCCACCATCCGCCAGGCCGTCCTTGCCTCATTGGATGATCCCCGG ACGCACACGCCCGACATCGGGGGACAGGGCACCACCTCAGGGGCTGTCCAGAGCATCATCTCGCACCTCTCCCGCGCCTAG
- the LOC142359856 gene encoding isocitrate dehydrogenase [NAD] subunit gamma, mitochondrial-like isoform X2 produces the protein MLHVKEVFRHACVPVDFEEVRVSSEAPEDDVHNAIMAIRRNGVALKGNIETNHNLPPSHKSRNNLIRTSLDLYANVIHCQSLPGVETRHRDIDILIVRENTEGEYSSLEHESVAGVVESLKIITAGRSRRIAHYAFRLARAAARRSVTAVHKANIMKLGDGLFLQCCQEVAAEYPEISFRSMIVDNTTMQLVSRPQQFDVMVMPNLYGNIVNNVCAGLVGGPGLVPGANYGHDYAVFETATRNTGKSIANRNIANPTAALLAACMMLDHLRLHGHASTIRQAVLASLDDPRTHTPDIGGQGTTSGAVQSIISHLSRA, from the exons ATGCTCCACGTCAAGGAGGTCTTCAG GCACGCCTGCGTCCCCGTGGACTTTGAGGAGGTGCGGGTCAGCTCCGAGGCGCCCGAGGACGACGTGCACAACGCCATCATGGCCATCCGCCGCAATGGCGTCGCCCTCAAGG ggaaCATTGAGACCAACCACAACCTCCCGCCCAGCCACAAGTCCCGCAACAACCTCATCCG gaccagcctggacCTGTACGCCAACGTGATCCACTGCCAGAGCCTGCCCGGGGTGGAGACGCGGCACCGCGACATCGACATCCTCATCGTGCGGGAGAACACCGAGGGCGAGTACAGCAGCCTGGAGCATGAG AGCGTGGCAGGGGTGGTGGAGAGCCTGAAGATCATCACGGCCGGGCGCTCGCGCCGCATCGCCCACTACGCCTTCCGCCTGGCCCGCGCCGCCGCGCGCCGCTCCGTCACCGCCGTCCACAAGGCCAACATCAT gAAGCTGGGGGACGGCCTCTTCCTGCAGTGCTGCCAGGAGGTGGCAGCTGAGTACCCCGAGATCAGCTTCCGCAGCATGATCGTGGACAACACCACCATGCAG CTGGTGTCGCGCCCGCAGCAGTTCGACGTGATGGTGATGCCCAACCTCTACGGCAACATCGTCAACAACGTCTGCGCGGGGCTGGTGGGGGGCCCCGGCCTCGTCCCCGGCGCCAACTACGGCCACGACTACGCCGTCTTCGAGACC gcGACGCGTAACACGGGGAAGAGCATCGCCAACCGCAACATCGCCAACCCCACGGCCGCCCTGCTCGCCGCCTGCATGATGCTGGACCACCTCCG GCTGCACGGCCACGCCTCCACCATCCGCCAGGCCGTCCTTGCCTCATTGGATGATCCCCGG ACGCACACGCCCGACATCGGGGGACAGGGCACCACCTCAGGGGCTGTCCAGAGCATCATCTCGCACCTCTCCCGCGCCTAG
- the LOC142359856 gene encoding isocitrate dehydrogenase [NAD] subunit gamma 1, mitochondrial-like isoform X3: MAAALAAARRLWVPAVLGPRPAWISHDSERCHLPPPPPAKYGGRHTVTLIPGDGIGPELMLHVKEVFRHACVPVDFEEVRVSSEAPEDDVHNAIMAIRRNGVALKGNIETNHNLPPSHKSRNNLIRTSLDLYANVIHCQSLPGVETRHRDIDILIVRENTEGEYSSLEHESVAGVVESLKIITAGRSRRIAHYAFRLARAAARRSVTAVHKANIMKLGDGLFLQCCQEVAAEYPEISFRSMIVDNTTMQLVSRPQQFDVMVMPNLYGNIVNNVCAGLVGGPGLVPGANYGHDYAVFETAARPRLHHPPGRPCLIG, translated from the exons atggcggcggcgctggcggcggcgcggcggctctGGGTACCGGCCGTGCTGGGGCCGCGCCCG gCCTGGATTTCCCATGATTCCGAGCGTTGCCACCTCCCGCCC CCTCCGCCTGCCAAGTACGGGGGCCGCCACACCGTGACACTGATCCCCGGCGACGGCATCGGCCCCGAACTGATGCTCCACGTCAAGGAGGTCTTCAG GCACGCCTGCGTCCCCGTGGACTTTGAGGAGGTGCGGGTCAGCTCCGAGGCGCCCGAGGACGACGTGCACAACGCCATCATGGCCATCCGCCGCAATGGCGTCGCCCTCAAGG ggaaCATTGAGACCAACCACAACCTCCCGCCCAGCCACAAGTCCCGCAACAACCTCATCCG gaccagcctggacCTGTACGCCAACGTGATCCACTGCCAGAGCCTGCCCGGGGTGGAGACGCGGCACCGCGACATCGACATCCTCATCGTGCGGGAGAACACCGAGGGCGAGTACAGCAGCCTGGAGCATGAG AGCGTGGCAGGGGTGGTGGAGAGCCTGAAGATCATCACGGCCGGGCGCTCGCGCCGCATCGCCCACTACGCCTTCCGCCTGGCCCGCGCCGCCGCGCGCCGCTCCGTCACCGCCGTCCACAAGGCCAACATCAT gAAGCTGGGGGACGGCCTCTTCCTGCAGTGCTGCCAGGAGGTGGCAGCTGAGTACCCCGAGATCAGCTTCCGCAGCATGATCGTGGACAACACCACCATGCAG CTGGTGTCGCGCCCGCAGCAGTTCGACGTGATGGTGATGCCCAACCTCTACGGCAACATCGTCAACAACGTCTGCGCGGGGCTGGTGGGGGGCCCCGGCCTCGTCCCCGGCGCCAACTACGGCCACGACTACGCCGTCTTCGAGACC GCTGCACGGCCACGCCTCCACCATCCGCCAGGCCGTCCTTGCCTCATTGGATGA
- the LOC142359857 gene encoding translocon-associated protein subunit delta-like has translation MAALAVLAGLLAAALGGAGEQCPEPTIVPSYYTTSDAVISSESVFVVEISLACKNGAQNVALYADVNGKQFPVTRGQDVGRYQVSWSLEHRSAQSGTYEVKFFDEESYSALRKAQRNNEDVSHIRPLFTVNVDHRGAWNGPWVSTEVVAAAIGLVVYYLAFSTKSSIQA, from the exons ATGGCGGCGCTGGCGGTGCTGgcggggctgctggcggcggcgctCGGCGGCGCGG GCGAGCAGTGCCCCGAGCCCACCATCGTGCCCTCGTACTACACCACCTCGGACGCCGTCATCTCCTCCGAGAGCGTCTTCGTGGTGGAGATCTCGCTGGCCTGCAAGAACGGCGCCCAG AACGTGGCTCTCTACGCCGACGTCAACGGGAAGCAGTTCCCCGTCACCCGGGGGCAGGACGTGGGGCGCTACCAG GTCTCCTGGAGCCTGGAGCACCGCAGCGCCCAGTCGGGCACCTACGAGGTGAAGTTCTTCGATGAGGAGTCGTACAGCGCCCTGCGGAAG GCTCAGCGCAATAACGAGGACGTCTCCCACATCCGACCGCTCTTCACCGTCAACGTGGACCATCGG GGTGCCTGGAACGGTCCCTGGGTGTCGACGGAGGTGGTGGCGGCCGCCATCGGCCTGGTCGTCTATTACCTGGCGTTCAGCACCAAGAGCAGCATCCAGGCGTAG